The following are from one region of the Silene latifolia isolate original U9 population chromosome 9, ASM4854445v1, whole genome shotgun sequence genome:
- the LOC141601161 gene encoding uncharacterized protein LOC141601161: protein MNKQADIKRFLHTNNLGLCGLLETRVRCGSINKVHQGIGAHWEVVHNNNVHDGGRIWLVWDSAIFSVVILGCEAQVIHSKITSLQTGHVWWLSVVYGFNRVPDRVPLWGSLTAMHNVVNGPWIVMGDFNNVLALNERLGSEVSNYEIRDFQQCVTDCGLVDVPAQGAFFTWNNKHGPGDMVFSRIDKVLSNDEWIQQFPDVTIMFHPEGLFDHCPCTISLTASGSRRKG, encoded by the coding sequence ATGAATAAGCAAGCTGATATTAAGAGGTTTCTGCATACTAATAATTTAGGGTTATGTGGTCTTTTAGAAACTAGGGTTCGTTGTGGTTCTATAAATAAAGTTCATCAGGGTATTGGTGCTCATTGGGAGGTAGTTCATAATAATAATGTGCATGATGGTGGTAGGATATGGCTTGTTTGGGATTCTGCTATCTTCAGTGTTGTTATTTTAGGGTGTGAAGCTCAGGTGATTCACTCAAAAATCACCTCTCTGCAGACTGGTCATGTTTGGTGGTTATCTGTTGTTTATGGTTTCAATAGGGTACCTGATAGGGTGCCTTTATGGGGGTCCTTGACTGCAATGCATAATGTTGTTAATGGGCCTTGGATTGTAATGGGTGACTTTAATAACGTTTTGGCTCTAAATGAGAGGTTGGGGTCTGAAGTTTCTAATTATGAGATAAGAGATTTTCAACAATGTGTGACTGACTGTGGACTGGTGGATGTTCCTGCACAAGGGGCATTCTttacttggaataacaagcatGGGCCAGGTGATATGGTGTTTAGTAGAATTGATAAGGTGTTGAGCAATGATGAGTGGATTCAACAATTCCCTGATGTCACTATTATGTTTCATCCTGAAGGGCTGTTTGATCATTGCCCATGCACTATCTCTTTGACTGCTAGTGGAAGTAGAAGGAAAGGGTGA
- the LOC141601162 gene encoding uncharacterized protein LOC141601162: MKGKSWQEYTPSSNSSWTWRKICQIRDVLKPGYLNGKWIDNNGIYSVSSGYKWLCGQQSKVTWCPLIWNKTSIPKHSFIGWLVVQERLMTRERLLKFGFITDGACLFCQSHLETHQHLMYECKFSQLCWDLIRGWLEIDFPTPGLVAWCLKWRCKSLMKKQIVFTAIVAAWYHLWHARNVCRLEAVLITPSVLLKQVKQDVCRRCKDRVWSLKAHKLLWEPTYD, translated from the coding sequence ATGAAAGGCAAGTCTTGGCAAGAATACACCCCTTCTTCTAACTCTAGCTGGACTTGGCGCAAAATCTGCCAGATAAGAGATGTTTTGAAACCTGGTTACCTCAATGGAAAATGGATTGACAACAATGGTATTTATTCTGTTTCCAGTGGGTATAAATGGCTTTGTGGTCAGCAAAGCAAGGTTACTTGGTGTCCATTGATCTGGAATAAAACTAGCATACCTAAACACTCATTCATTGGCTGGTTGGTTGTGCAAGAGAGACTCATGACCAGGGAACGATTGTTGAAGTTTGGTTTTATTACTGATGGAGCTTGCCTATTCTGCCAGTCCCATTTAGAGACTCATCAGCACTTGATGTATGAATGTAAGTTCAGTCAGCTTTGTTGGGATCTTATTCGAGGCTGGCTTGAGATTGACTTCCCTACACCTGGCCTCGTTGCTTGGTGCCTTAAATGGAGATGCAAATCTCTCATGAAGAAGCAGATAGTGTTCACTGCTATTGTGGCGGCATGGTATCATCTCTGGCATGCTAGGAATGTTTGCAGGCTAGAAGCGGTGTTGATTACACCCTCAGTGTTACTCAAGCAAGTCAAGCAGGATGTTTGCAGGAGGTGTAAAGATAGAGTATGGTCATTGAAGGCTCACAAGCTACTATGGGAACCTACATATGACTAG